From the Paramormyrops kingsleyae isolate MSU_618 chromosome 7, PKINGS_0.4, whole genome shotgun sequence genome, one window contains:
- the LOC140592003 gene encoding uncharacterized protein: MDGLRAIGIYSTRLQWLAVEKLLKIASDSRGAPVGASAQRKIQSSKSYGPACTKSWRPFNFYAYLLNINSETTPTSPEEFELAQAGLGKRHITMSKDMSHEEFFGLLQNEYPKMQGLTGGWLLYKATGGQGRRRLIMVPPDSDGYTGTLIRSVTGAGKNTLCIVPLQHEFDLTPLPPDAIEFRSMPKAQCQTCKASFPLQILALHIQECMESQLSAEDIEVNVVT; the protein is encoded by the exons ATGGACGGCCTCCGTGCCATCGGCATATATAGTACCCGCCTGCAGTGGCTAGCCGTGGAGAAGTTGTTGAAGATAGCATCCGATTCGCGTGGAGCACCTGTTGGCGCCAGCGCGCAG CGAAAGATACAGAGTTCAAAGTCCTATGGTCCAGCATGTACAAAATCCTGGAGACCTTTTAATTTCTATGCATACCTCTTAAACATTAATTCAGAGACAACTCCTACATCACCAGAAGAGTTTGAACTTGCCCAAGCAGGACTTGGAAAAAGACATATCACCATGTCCAAGGATATGAGCCATGAGGAG TTCTTTGGACTACTGCAAAATGAGTATCCAAAGATGCAGGGGCTTACAGGAGGATGGCTACTGTACAAGGCTACAG GTGGTCAGGGTAGAAGGAGACTGATTATGGTTCCACCTGATTCTGACGGATACACTGGGACCTTAATTCGCAGTGTTACAGGTGCAGGGAAAAACACCCTGTGCATTGTGCCTTTGCAGCATGAGTTTGACCTTACTCCATTGCCTCCAGATGCTATTGAATTTCGAAGTATGCCAAAAGCGCAGTGCCAGACGTGCAAAGCGAGTTTTCCTTTGCAGATTTTGGCTCTTCATATTCAGGAGTGCATGGAATCACAGCTGTCCGCAGAGGATATTGAGGTAAATGTGGTTACGTAA